From a single Bacteroidota bacterium genomic region:
- a CDS encoding TonB-dependent receptor, whose amino-acid sequence MKVANASSSFLRRLSLTLMVVLFTAANLSAQGLTTAAMNGMVSSNTGEILIGATVVARHLPTNTIYGTTTRDDGRFNLNNMKPGGPYSIKVSYVGYRAEELPDIFIELSQNLRIDFQLVSEDLSTEEIVVTAERNPLISAARTGASTTVSAEQLSALPTISRSLQDFTRLTPQVSGNSIGGKNNRYNNIQVDGAVLNDVFGLSTTGTPGGQAGTQPIAIDAIQEIKVNVAPYDVRQGGFTGGLVNAITKSGSNKYSGSAYYFFRNQDWVAEGPLKTDFPEFNEKVYGFSVGGPVVKDQLFFFVNGELSRKETPSTIQPSTTPGATSFGMDPSTIKAFSDTLRNRYGYDPGSYSLFTRKTNSDKIFMRLDYNLLEDHTLTLRFNYVDGFDDNLTRTGTDFSLSNRNYLFASTQYAPVFQVNSRLSNSLTNEFRVSYTAIRDGRDPEGNPFPSIRIKQGSLNLYAGQENFSVANTLDQDLIEVTNNLTWFAGDFFGDHILTFGTNNEFFKFDNLFIRNLYGLYEFENFADFYAGKASRYEYSYSNTGKRKPAAQFGAARYGVYIQDEYSPMPNLKLTAGVRLDVPVLPDTPAKNDSVSKYFPGYRTDEMPSGNLQWSPRLGVNWDVMDNKLVQLRGGIGIFSGRTPFVWISNNYSNTGIEISRIQYSSTSAKINFIADPDNQMLPGDTRAGVTLSPVASSEINIVDPDYVFPQVMRLNAATDVQLPMGFVGSLEFIYSKNLNDANYYDLNIGAVQGKLADGRPHFWTNSGFTNRARVNSNNFTNVMLLKNSKEGYQWSVTPQIQKPMYAGEGILQNFSFSGAYTYSRSTDLNSVLSSQAVSQARFNGVVDPNNIDLATSDFELRHRVIGAISYEFKWEDVSPMFPGFATTISLFGENRSGVPYTYTYNGDINGDNFNENDLMYIPKDRNDIFLVKLDGSGNPVKSGSNFVEADASTYDAFFGFIDADPLVKEQKGKIMKRNSGRLPWVTMLDMRIAQEIPIPTFPGMENHKFEITLDILNVLDLLGDDFGVVKRLAYETGNPNSGRPLRYRGLQPNTSSIKPGMQVFSFDPVGGKTVSYPFVESDNASRAYFMLGIRYTF is encoded by the coding sequence ATGAAAGTTGCCAACGCATCGAGTTCTTTTCTCCGGCGTCTGTCACTGACCCTGATGGTGGTGCTGTTTACTGCAGCCAACCTTTCAGCACAGGGACTGACCACTGCAGCGATGAATGGAATGGTTTCGTCCAACACAGGTGAAATCCTGATAGGTGCCACCGTTGTTGCCCGTCACCTCCCAACCAACACCATCTATGGAACCACCACCCGTGATGACGGACGGTTTAATCTGAATAATATGAAACCCGGCGGACCTTATTCCATTAAGGTCAGTTACGTCGGTTATCGTGCAGAGGAACTGCCTGACATTTTTATCGAACTCTCACAAAACCTCCGGATCGACTTTCAGTTGGTCAGCGAGGATCTGAGCACCGAAGAAATTGTGGTTACCGCAGAGCGGAATCCGCTCATTTCTGCTGCAAGGACCGGTGCTTCAACAACTGTTTCGGCCGAACAACTCTCTGCATTGCCAACCATTTCGCGTTCATTGCAGGATTTCACCCGTCTGACTCCTCAGGTAAGCGGGAACAGCATCGGCGGTAAAAACAACCGCTATAACAACATTCAGGTTGATGGTGCCGTTCTGAATGACGTATTCGGACTCTCCACAACCGGGACCCCCGGAGGACAAGCCGGAACACAACCGATTGCCATAGATGCCATTCAGGAAATCAAAGTCAATGTGGCTCCCTATGATGTACGTCAGGGTGGATTTACCGGTGGTCTGGTCAACGCCATCACCAAATCGGGAAGCAACAAATACTCGGGATCTGCCTATTATTTTTTCAGAAATCAGGATTGGGTCGCAGAAGGCCCATTGAAAACCGATTTTCCGGAATTCAATGAAAAAGTATATGGATTCAGCGTCGGTGGTCCGGTTGTTAAAGACCAACTTTTCTTTTTCGTCAATGGTGAACTGAGCCGGAAGGAAACACCTTCAACGATTCAACCTTCAACCACCCCTGGTGCCACCAGTTTTGGTATGGATCCTTCCACCATCAAAGCTTTCTCGGACACTTTGCGCAACCGTTACGGCTATGACCCGGGCAGCTACTCACTGTTTACCCGCAAAACCAACAGTGACAAAATTTTTATGCGCCTCGATTACAACCTGTTAGAGGATCATACCCTTACTCTGCGCTTCAACTATGTTGATGGATTTGACGATAACCTGACCCGGACTGGTACCGATTTTTCGCTCTCAAACCGGAACTACCTGTTTGCCAGCACTCAATATGCACCAGTCTTCCAGGTGAATTCCCGTCTTTCTAATAGTCTGACCAACGAATTCCGCGTTTCTTACACCGCCATCCGCGATGGACGGGATCCTGAGGGTAACCCATTTCCTTCCATCCGGATTAAACAGGGATCTCTGAACCTGTATGCCGGCCAGGAAAACTTCTCTGTTGCCAATACACTCGATCAGGACCTGATTGAAGTTACCAACAACCTGACCTGGTTTGCCGGTGATTTTTTTGGCGATCATATCCTGACCTTTGGAACCAACAACGAGTTTTTCAAATTCGACAACCTGTTTATAAGAAACCTGTATGGTCTCTATGAATTTGAAAATTTTGCCGATTTCTATGCAGGAAAGGCTTCCCGGTATGAGTATAGCTATTCAAATACAGGTAAACGCAAACCTGCTGCCCAGTTTGGAGCGGCCCGGTATGGCGTCTATATCCAGGATGAATACTCCCCGATGCCCAACCTTAAACTGACTGCAGGTGTCCGTCTTGATGTGCCGGTTTTACCCGATACACCTGCAAAGAATGATTCAGTTTCAAAATATTTTCCCGGATACCGCACCGATGAAATGCCTTCAGGCAACCTCCAGTGGTCACCCCGTCTGGGCGTGAACTGGGACGTGATGGATAATAAACTGGTACAGCTTCGCGGTGGAATCGGGATTTTCTCTGGCCGGACCCCGTTCGTCTGGATTTCCAACAATTATTCAAACACCGGGATCGAAATCAGCCGGATTCAATACTCCAGCACTTCTGCAAAAATTAACTTTATTGCAGACCCTGACAACCAGATGTTACCGGGTGACACCCGTGCCGGGGTAACCTTGTCACCGGTGGCTTCATCGGAAATCAACATTGTCGATCCGGATTATGTATTCCCGCAAGTGATGCGGTTAAATGCAGCAACCGATGTTCAGCTTCCGATGGGCTTTGTCGGATCCCTTGAGTTCATTTATTCAAAAAACCTGAATGATGCCAACTATTATGATCTGAACATTGGTGCCGTTCAAGGCAAACTGGCAGATGGACGCCCCCACTTCTGGACCAACTCAGGATTCACAAACAGAGCACGTGTCAATTCGAACAACTTCACCAACGTAATGTTGCTGAAAAACAGCAAGGAAGGTTACCAATGGAGTGTAACCCCTCAAATTCAGAAACCGATGTATGCAGGCGAAGGCATTCTTCAAAACTTTAGTTTTTCGGGTGCCTACACCTATTCCCGCTCCACCGATCTGAACAGTGTGCTTTCAAGTCAGGCCGTTTCCCAAGCCCGTTTTAACGGCGTTGTGGATCCGAATAACATCGATCTTGCAACTTCTGACTTCGAGCTCCGCCATCGCGTGATTGGTGCCATATCCTATGAATTCAAATGGGAAGACGTCAGTCCGATGTTCCCTGGCTTTGCCACCACCATTTCACTTTTCGGTGAAAACCGGTCAGGCGTGCCGTATACCTACACCTACAATGGGGACATTAACGGCGACAACTTCAATGAAAATGACCTGATGTATATTCCGAAAGACCGTAATGACATCTTTTTAGTGAAGTTGGATGGAAGTGGCAATCCTGTAAAATCAGGATCAAACTTTGTTGAAGCCGATGCCTCCACCTATGATGCCTTTTTCGGTTTTATTGATGCTGATCCGCTCGTGAAAGAGCAAAAAGGAAAAATCATGAAGCGGAATTCGGGTCGCCTTCCCTGGGTAACCATGCTCGATATGCGGATTGCCCAGGAAATTCCGATTCCAACCTTCCCCGGAATGGAAAACCACAAATTCGAAATCACGCTCGACATCCTGAATGTCCTGGATCTTCTTGGTGATGATTTCGGCGTGGTTAAACGGCTGGCCTATGAAACAGGTAATCCAAACTCCGGTCGTCCGCTCCGGTACCGCGGATTGCAACCCAATACCTCATCCATCAAACCAGGCATGCAGGTATTCAGTTTCGACCCGGTTGGCGGAAAAACGGTTTCCT
- the speA gene encoding biosynthetic arginine decarboxylase, with amino-acid sequence MSAVTESWSVESARKLYNIDGWGIGYFRVDEEGYLVACPSQDPAQTIRITDVIAAAKEEGLSFPLQIRFQDLLRHRVESLNEAFTTAIRDQGYKGKYTGVFPIKVNQMREVVEEILDAGKPYNYGVEAGSKPELIAALSMHKNYDSLIVCNGYKDTQFIRFALNGNRIGKKVIMVAEKLEEVRTIIQVAREMKVKPMIGVRVKLAAKSTGKWATSSGDNAKFGLSTADILDAVEMLREVQMEDALKLIHFHIGSQIPDIQVITRAVREGARFFAKLIKHGCQSLEYIDVGGGLGVDYDGSKSVFSSSINYSMQEYANDIVYAIQDVCDEEKVSHPNIVSESGRAIVAHHSMIVVEVFGKIEKLRHYYARNGEGRPVHKLIDALVETRDRLTKNNVMECYHDLLYYKEQSQSLFDLGYLELDDKASIDTLYWEIAARIVFMYADQEYIPEEIQELKTSLSDQYLCNFSVFQSLPDYWALGQLFPIVPIHRLQEQPDRVTTLADITCDSDGKVNKFIDLHDVKDTLQLHAINGEPYYLGLFMTGAYQDVMGDLHNLFGRVNEVHLFLDPDEDLGWYIEETIEGSTIGEVLSMNQYVPSDLVRSMKKQVDQAIKQDIVKPSEGIKLLQEYEKALLEYTYLKSLH; translated from the coding sequence ATGTCGGCGGTAACTGAAAGCTGGTCAGTGGAGAGTGCCCGTAAGCTGTACAATATAGATGGCTGGGGAATCGGGTATTTTCGTGTGGATGAGGAAGGTTATCTGGTTGCCTGTCCATCACAGGATCCTGCACAGACCATCCGTATCACCGACGTGATTGCGGCTGCAAAAGAAGAAGGTCTTTCCTTCCCCCTCCAGATCCGTTTTCAGGATTTGCTGCGACACCGGGTGGAATCGTTGAACGAAGCATTCACCACAGCGATCCGTGATCAGGGTTACAAAGGAAAGTACACCGGCGTATTCCCGATCAAAGTCAACCAGATGCGCGAAGTGGTCGAGGAAATACTGGATGCCGGAAAGCCCTACAACTACGGCGTCGAGGCAGGAAGCAAACCCGAACTCATTGCTGCCCTGTCGATGCATAAAAATTACGACAGTCTGATTGTCTGTAATGGTTACAAGGATACCCAATTTATCCGTTTTGCCCTGAACGGCAACCGGATTGGCAAAAAAGTCATCATGGTGGCCGAAAAACTGGAAGAAGTCAGGACCATCATTCAGGTTGCCCGGGAAATGAAAGTAAAACCCATGATCGGGGTCCGGGTTAAACTGGCGGCAAAAAGTACCGGAAAATGGGCCACGTCGAGCGGAGACAATGCCAAGTTCGGCCTGTCAACCGCCGATATTCTCGATGCAGTTGAGATGCTGAGGGAAGTCCAGATGGAAGATGCCCTCAAACTCATTCACTTTCACATCGGCAGTCAGATTCCGGATATACAGGTCATCACACGTGCGGTGCGTGAAGGCGCCCGTTTTTTTGCCAAACTGATCAAACATGGCTGTCAGTCCCTCGAATACATCGATGTGGGCGGTGGTCTCGGGGTGGATTATGATGGATCAAAGAGCGTTTTCTCCTCTTCCATCAACTATTCCATGCAGGAATATGCCAATGACATCGTATACGCCATACAGGATGTCTGCGATGAGGAAAAAGTCAGTCATCCGAATATCGTCAGTGAAAGTGGTCGTGCCATTGTTGCTCATCACTCCATGATTGTGGTGGAAGTGTTCGGAAAAATCGAGAAGCTCCGTCATTACTACGCGAGGAACGGAGAAGGTCGTCCGGTCCATAAACTGATTGATGCGTTGGTGGAAACCCGTGACCGGCTGACCAAAAACAATGTGATGGAATGCTACCACGACCTTTTGTACTATAAGGAACAATCCCAGTCCCTTTTTGATCTTGGCTATCTTGAATTGGATGACAAGGCCTCGATTGACACACTTTATTGGGAGATTGCAGCACGGATTGTTTTCATGTATGCCGATCAGGAATATATACCCGAAGAAATTCAGGAATTGAAAACCTCCCTGAGTGATCAGTATTTGTGTAATTTTTCGGTATTTCAATCGTTACCCGATTACTGGGCGCTGGGACAGTTGTTCCCCATTGTTCCCATTCACCGGCTTCAGGAACAGCCGGACCGGGTGACCACTCTGGCCGATATCACCTGTGACTCGGATGGCAAAGTCAACAAGTTCATTGACCTGCATGACGTGAAGGATACACTTCAGCTGCATGCCATCAACGGTGAGCCCTATTACCTTGGACTCTTTATGACCGGTGCCTATCAGGATGTGATGGGAGATCTTCATAACCTGTTCGGAAGGGTCAACGAGGTTCACCTGTTCCTCGATCCAGATGAAGATCTGGGTTGGTACATTGAGGAAACCATCGAAGGAAGCACCATCGGTGAGGTTTTGAGCATGAACCAGTATGTACCGAGTGACCTGGTCCGAAGCATGAAGAAACAGGTGGATCAGGCCATTAAACAGGATATTGTTAAGCCGAGCGAGGGAATCAAACTTTTACAGGAATATGAAAAGGCCCTTCTGGAATATACATATCTGAAGTCACTTCACTGA
- a CDS encoding T9SS type A sorting domain-containing protein: MKQPSACRWNHRLFALFLSAVLYLPNAATSQPSVSLSIQVDLSVYRQLYLFRPEEGDLIFIRGNFNNFQLTHPLTRKMETQVYQTVIEVYPSQFDTLFYEFYVFREENRPLRFDGWESDWVQKKVDPCRWLKTPTGPLQLPPVIFADLTDWSALTIPQPVPTVTLFQEETRVLPVTLTNSGTGVLEWVSDPVLQNTPGTDPRSLLAVLQPGRTVQVFQLPCWWVTNQKTPGQVSTADLDSTGVLLIDESIRDLNPVVINHLIGLVQAGTLSMVILTDRYPGWINLLTEPAGIIARPYPVVYSGQVKAIRRNQITAELEDFSVTNVLTYLDCLNSARPLISARDGRSLGAISSVNGGRVAVLSVHIPEQTAYCNTGLASRMIRWVANDLPALAAWDQESGHVLPGQSTNLTLQLKPGSGKPGDYDEEVWIRSNDPVRPQVMIPVSFKVIRKKQVPVLEKMAVIGRNMGAYPNPFNSETVFFLPSDFEPSCRISVFDQVGRLIKILMVQPGEQGLIARWNGTNQNGMPVSSGVYLARLEGKGIRQTERVVLIR; the protein is encoded by the coding sequence ATGAAACAGCCCTCTGCTTGCCGGTGGAACCACCGGTTATTTGCATTATTCCTGTCAGCCGTTTTATATCTGCCCAATGCTGCAACGAGTCAACCGTCTGTCAGCCTCTCCATTCAGGTCGATCTGTCGGTTTACCGGCAATTGTACTTGTTCAGACCCGAAGAAGGTGATCTGATTTTTATCAGGGGCAATTTTAATAACTTTCAGCTGACTCATCCACTGACCCGGAAGATGGAAACTCAGGTTTATCAAACCGTTATTGAAGTATATCCATCCCAATTCGATACCCTCTTCTATGAATTCTATGTTTTCCGCGAAGAAAACAGGCCCCTCCGGTTTGATGGCTGGGAATCCGATTGGGTTCAGAAAAAAGTTGACCCATGCAGGTGGTTGAAAACACCCACGGGGCCGTTGCAGCTTCCCCCGGTAATTTTTGCCGATCTTACCGACTGGTCAGCCCTGACGATTCCGCAACCGGTTCCAACGGTCACTCTGTTCCAGGAAGAAACGCGGGTTCTGCCTGTTACCTTAACCAACAGCGGAACGGGTGTGCTTGAATGGGTGTCCGATCCGGTATTACAAAACACTCCGGGTACCGACCCCCGAAGTCTGCTGGCTGTTTTGCAGCCGGGAAGGACCGTTCAGGTATTCCAATTGCCTTGTTGGTGGGTTACGAATCAGAAAACTCCCGGCCAGGTCAGCACAGCCGATCTTGATTCAACGGGTGTCCTGCTGATTGATGAAAGTATCAGGGATCTCAATCCGGTTGTGATCAACCATCTGATCGGTCTGGTACAGGCCGGGACTCTGTCGATGGTCATTCTGACCGACCGCTATCCAGGTTGGATCAATCTGCTCACGGAACCTGCAGGTATTATCGCCCGGCCTTATCCGGTTGTGTATTCCGGCCAGGTAAAAGCGATCCGGCGGAATCAGATCACGGCCGAACTTGAAGATTTTTCCGTGACCAATGTTCTGACATACCTGGACTGTCTGAATTCTGCCAGACCATTGATTTCAGCAAGGGATGGCCGCAGTCTGGGGGCCATCAGTTCGGTAAATGGGGGAAGAGTGGCGGTTCTCTCCGTTCACATACCCGAACAAACGGCTTATTGCAATACAGGGTTGGCTTCCAGAATGATCAGGTGGGTGGCCAATGATTTGCCTGCATTGGCGGCCTGGGACCAGGAAAGCGGTCACGTTCTTCCAGGACAAAGTACCAACCTGACTCTCCAGTTAAAGCCGGGGAGCGGAAAGCCGGGCGATTATGATGAGGAAGTATGGATCCGGTCCAATGACCCGGTTCGTCCGCAAGTGATGATTCCCGTTTCATTTAAAGTTATCAGGAAAAAACAAGTTCCTGTTCTTGAAAAAATGGCTGTAATCGGTAGAAATATGGGTGCATACCCCAATCCGTTCAACAGTGAAACGGTTTTTTTCCTTCCATCCGATTTTGAACCGTCTTGCCGGATTTCCGTATTTGATCAGGTGGGACGGTTGATTAAAATCCTGATGGTTCAGCCAGGAGAACAGGGGCTGATAGCCAGATGGAATGGAACCAATCAGAATGGAATGCCGGTTTCAAGCGGGGTTTATCTGGCCAGACTGGAAGGAAAGGGAATTCGGCAGACTGAACGCGTGGTACTGATCAGATAA
- a CDS encoding T9SS type A sorting domain-containing protein: MRFVLVLLSALIPAAGMTQTIKKVQNNTYQALPFSQNWSNTSLLSAADDWSGVPGIMGYRGDNLTSATGVDPQTILTAETTPVVDVNVDQTDPNTYTTGGATEFQITNPVVGLSGSGTADAPYLVFYLNTTGKENIQVSYLLRDIDASADNADQKVALHYRVGGTGNFVNIAAAYVADASSGPSLTKETPVSVTLPEACNDQSMVELRIMTTNAAGNDEWIGVDDILIDGDDIGGAKPVITLAANQTSLLEDGSDSIVVTITTSFPVADTQTATLSLTGTASTSDLSLSATDLTFEAGDDVKTVVIKGLEDSEIEGDETFTLTLTSISEGLKAGNPISLNLKVTDNDAITIELMTRLSQLQENAGGFYLIAKASQAVDTDQTINLSFSGTATENTDYTSVSGITLTTGKTTDSVLIAILDETDFETSETVIIGIESITGGALKGTISSVTVTILNDDAQQVESIASARSKTLGTKVLVKGTVTGAYKGNVGTTIYFQDETGGIGLYDRKTDNYAPGDSIYISGVTSDRFGVIQIINVDSAYKFPVKGTYSPKVVTSATAKEGFESQFVLMKNLKFTTSGTFAGETNYKANDRAGEMEIRITGLLNTLIDTAIPTDSVDMVGVLGQFNSFYQLMPRNLNDVVASGGIYDVSLVLSSSSAAEADLTQITVKAKTLSPVNTEATVDVAVSGTGITTDDYSLSGTTITIPAGQTEGSVTLSILNDQVNEGTEVLNINLTNPSSNLVITSGSGSVVITDNDGDVKDYISIAEARVLPLGTTVTVTGRITVANQFGGPAYFQDQTGGMGVFETTLHSAVAIGDSVKITGPTTEFAQKGASSTTSTDGELGTGLFQISGTGTTYEVFKDNPAIPEPFIITLADVGEVHEGKLVKILNVTISHTGNFQANTNYTISDPSMSLNLGMRIDNNTNLVGAAAPSGAINMIGVVSQAFGNYQILPRTVEDIGAKALVIPGESVSRDLTFEAVTWNMKWFGEPAMSGFVDSTQIKNAARLIRTMNADLYALQEISNTTAWNTLMDSLRVVGYRGFVAPISQQQKTAYIYKDATIDSVQTKFSFNTGDWANGRFPYEFTFDATVNGRTKRITAINIHAKATTSTPPEDDVNRREMDAIQLKNYIDSSRPFDAVMILGDYNDDVTKSTVGTMNSPYNNFVSDPTGYLVVTKWLSERKQTSYKSLNMLDHITITNELFTSHWDSTQRVENPFYIGSYLSTTSDHFPVWTRFDFAREVGVADNQTEVPAGLSLAGNYPNPFNPSTAIRYYLPAAGKVKLEVYNLLGKRLDVVEVVSGSGWQTLSWSAGQWPTGTYFYRLSAGSQSVTGKMMLLK, encoded by the coding sequence ATGCGATTCGTTCTTGTTCTCCTGTCTGCCCTGATTCCGGCAGCGGGAATGACCCAGACCATAAAAAAAGTCCAAAACAACACCTACCAGGCCCTTCCTTTCTCACAAAACTGGAGTAATACCTCCCTTTTGTCGGCTGCTGATGACTGGAGCGGCGTTCCGGGAATCATGGGTTACCGGGGTGATAACCTGACCAGTGCAACCGGTGTGGACCCGCAAACCATTCTGACGGCAGAAACAACCCCTGTGGTGGATGTGAATGTGGATCAGACCGATCCCAACACCTACACGACTGGCGGTGCAACGGAGTTTCAGATTACCAATCCCGTTGTGGGCCTGTCCGGATCGGGTACCGCCGATGCACCCTACCTGGTATTCTATCTCAATACGACCGGAAAGGAAAATATTCAGGTCTCTTATTTACTGAGAGACATAGATGCTTCTGCCGATAATGCGGACCAGAAGGTTGCCCTTCATTACCGGGTTGGCGGAACCGGAAATTTTGTCAATATCGCTGCAGCTTATGTTGCAGATGCCTCCTCAGGACCCAGCCTGACCAAAGAAACCCCGGTTTCCGTCACTCTGCCAGAAGCCTGTAACGACCAATCTATGGTTGAATTGCGGATTATGACCACCAATGCAGCAGGTAATGATGAGTGGATTGGAGTGGATGATATTCTGATTGATGGCGATGACATCGGCGGAGCAAAACCTGTCATTACTCTTGCCGCCAATCAGACTTCCCTGTTGGAAGATGGATCTGATTCCATTGTGGTCACCATTACCACCAGTTTCCCGGTGGCTGATACTCAAACAGCTACCCTGAGTCTGACTGGTACAGCTTCCACCAGTGACCTGTCCCTTTCCGCCACCGACCTGACGTTTGAAGCAGGTGATGATGTAAAAACGGTCGTGATCAAAGGACTTGAAGACAGCGAGATTGAAGGAGATGAGACCTTTACCCTCACCCTGACCTCGATTTCCGAGGGACTTAAGGCCGGCAACCCCATCTCACTGAACCTGAAGGTCACCGATAACGATGCCATCACCATTGAACTGATGACACGGCTGAGCCAGTTGCAGGAAAATGCGGGGGGGTTCTATCTTATTGCCAAGGCCTCTCAGGCTGTTGATACCGACCAGACCATCAACCTGAGTTTCAGTGGTACTGCCACAGAAAACACCGATTATACCTCCGTTTCCGGCATTACGCTGACCACAGGCAAGACCACCGACTCTGTTCTCATTGCCATCCTGGATGAAACAGACTTCGAAACAAGTGAAACCGTTATCATCGGCATTGAAAGTATCACGGGCGGTGCCCTTAAAGGTACGATTTCATCGGTAACCGTAACCATTCTGAACGATGACGCACAACAGGTTGAAAGCATTGCCTCGGCACGAAGCAAAACACTTGGAACCAAGGTATTGGTTAAAGGAACCGTTACCGGTGCCTACAAAGGAAATGTTGGTACCACCATTTATTTTCAGGATGAAACCGGTGGAATCGGATTATACGACCGGAAAACCGATAATTATGCCCCCGGAGATTCCATCTACATCAGCGGCGTGACCTCTGACCGTTTTGGTGTGATCCAGATAATTAATGTGGACAGTGCGTACAAATTCCCTGTCAAAGGCACCTATTCACCCAAGGTGGTCACATCGGCAACTGCCAAGGAAGGATTTGAAAGTCAGTTTGTACTGATGAAAAACCTCAAATTCACCACCTCCGGTACGTTTGCCGGCGAAACGAACTATAAAGCCAATGACCGGGCTGGTGAAATGGAAATCAGAATCACTGGTCTGCTGAACACCCTGATTGACACAGCTATTCCCACCGACTCGGTCGACATGGTAGGTGTGCTCGGACAGTTTAATTCTTTCTATCAACTGATGCCCCGGAATCTGAATGATGTGGTTGCTTCCGGCGGAATCTATGATGTATCTCTGGTCCTCTCGTCTTCCTCTGCTGCAGAGGCCGATCTCACGCAGATAACGGTTAAAGCCAAAACACTCAGTCCGGTTAATACCGAGGCCACTGTGGACGTGGCTGTTTCCGGTACCGGAATCACCACCGATGATTATTCCCTTTCAGGAACCACCATCACCATTCCTGCCGGACAGACCGAAGGGTCGGTAACCTTATCCATCCTGAATGATCAGGTAAATGAAGGTACCGAGGTGCTGAACATTAACCTTACCAACCCTTCCTCCAATCTGGTGATTACATCGGGCAGCGGATCGGTTGTGATCACTGATAATGATGGAGATGTTAAAGACTACATTTCCATCGCGGAAGCACGGGTTCTGCCATTGGGTACCACCGTGACCGTGACCGGCCGGATCACCGTAGCCAACCAGTTTGGCGGTCCTGCGTATTTTCAGGATCAGACCGGAGGTATGGGAGTATTCGAAACCACTCTGCATTCAGCCGTTGCCATTGGCGATTCGGTAAAAATCACCGGACCGACCACCGAGTTTGCACAGAAAGGTGCTTCTTCCACGACATCCACTGATGGTGAGCTTGGAACCGGTTTATTCCAGATCAGCGGAACCGGCACGACCTATGAAGTATTCAAGGACAACCCTGCAATTCCTGAACCTTTCATCATCACACTGGCCGATGTTGGCGAAGTTCATGAAGGTAAACTGGTAAAAATCCTGAATGTGACCATCAGTCATACCGGAAATTTCCAGGCCAATACGAACTATACCATTTCTGATCCCTCTATGAGCCTGAATCTTGGAATGAGGATTGACAACAACACCAACCTGGTGGGTGCTGCTGCCCCATCCGGTGCAATCAACATGATCGGGGTGGTTTCCCAGGCTTTCGGAAACTATCAGATTCTGCCGAGAACCGTTGAAGACATTGGTGCAAAGGCACTGGTTATTCCCGGAGAATCGGTTTCGCGTGATCTTACTTTCGAAGCAGTAACCTGGAACATGAAATGGTTTGGGGAACCCGCCATGTCGGGTTTTGTTGATTCAACGCAGATTAAAAATGCTGCCCGTCTGATCAGAACCATGAATGCCGACCTGTACGCTTTGCAGGAAATCTCGAATACCACCGCCTGGAATACCCTGATGGATTCACTCCGCGTTGTCGGTTACCGTGGATTTGTGGCTCCCATTTCTCAACAGCAAAAAACGGCTTACATCTACAAGGATGCGACCATTGATTCGGTTCAGACTAAGTTTTCCTTCAACACCGGAGATTGGGCCAATGGCCGGTTCCCTTATGAGTTCACCTTCGATGCAACGGTAAATGGCAGGACCAAACGGATTACTGCCATCAACATTCATGCGAAAGCAACCACTTCCACTCCGCCCGAAGATGATGTAAACCGCCGGGAGATGGATGCTATTCAGTTAAAGAACTACATCGATTCAAGCCGTCCGTTCGATGCAGTCATGATTCTTGGTGATTACAACGATGATGTGACCAAATCAACAGTTGGTACCATGAACTCACCATACAACAACTTTGTAAGTGATCCGACCGGCTATCTGGTGGTTACCAAATGGTTGAGTGAACGGAAGCAAACCTCGTACAAATCGTTGAACATGCTCGATCATATCACCATTACCAATGAGCTGTTTACCTCACATTGGGACAGCACTCAGCGGGTAGAAAATCCGTTTTACATCGGAAGTTATCTTTCAACAACCAGTGATCACTTCCCTGTCTGGACCCGGTTTGATTTTGCCCGTGAAGTTGGGGTAGCTGATAACCAGACAGAGGTTCCGGCCGGACTTTCACTCGCAGGTAACTATCCGAATCCGTTCAATCCTTCTACCGCCATCCGGTATTATCTGCCGGCTGCAGGTAAAGTTAAACTGGAAGTGTATAACCTTCTGGGGAAACGACTTGATGTGGTGGAAGTCGTTTCTGGCTCGGGATGGCAGACTCTGTCCTGGTCTGCAGGTCAATGGCCAACAGGCACGTACTTCTACCGCCTGTCTGCCGGCAGCCAGTCTGTAACCGGAAAAATGATGCTGCTTAAATAA